In bacterium, a single window of DNA contains:
- a CDS encoding type II toxin-antitoxin system PemK/MazF family toxin, translating to MEKDFEKWSVKKSGLDVRLRFPSIKERDVFWCSIGVNIGDEENGKSDTFSRPVLVFKKFNRNLFLGIPLTSQNKDNKYYIKVQLKSVTRSVMISHIRLYDSRRLGPRIGKLDKIGYNDVIKNIVNFIPKPLVETWGSD from the coding sequence GTGGAAAAAGACTTCGAAAAATGGTCTGTGAAAAAGAGTGGTTTAGATGTCAGATTAAGATTTCCTTCAATTAAAGAAAGGGATGTTTTTTGGTGTTCAATTGGAGTAAACATAGGTGATGAAGAGAACGGGAAAAGCGATACTTTTTCACGACCCGTTTTGGTGTTTAAAAAGTTTAATAGAAATTTATTTTTGGGTATTCCTTTGACTAGTCAAAATAAGGATAATAAGTATTATATTAAAGTCCAATTAAAATCAGTGACTAGATCAGTAATGATTTCTCATATAAGGCTTTATGATAGTAGAAGGCTAGGTCCTAGAATTGGAAAGCTGGATAAAATAGGGTATAACGATGTTATTAAAAATATAGTAAATTTTATCCCCAAGCCTCTGGTGGAGACTTGGGGTAGCGACTAA
- the recG gene encoding ATP-dependent DNA helicase RecG has translation MTEKSTHLKFIDYPISSVIRVTPDQVPHLKKLNLFTVGDILRHFPTRYGGTSEAQYIKDLMVGQSATIYGRIGKLKTGKSFKSKMAMAEGVVTDNTGNIKVIWLHQPYIAKLIQEGSLVKVTGKVTKRGETNGMMNPEIESVGTLPDQIGRNLFAGSETPIEHFSPVYPETKGVTSKWIYHTLQRIFKNPLFESIEDPVPADILKKYNLPALKTSLVWIHTPQKESDAQVARKRFAFEEVFYIQIKNQQVRAMAEKEKAYIIEPSKETLGEFTSRFPFALTTSQQKSIKDILNDFKKGTPMSRLLEGDVGSGKTAVAATTAYGVVTTRPKGKDSKTQNFGNLQVAYMAPTEILAKQHFESFIQYFKHMPISIGFISGTGCRKFPSKVNQGGWTDISRSQLLKWVEGGEIAILIGTHALIQKTVKFKDLAYVIIDEQHRFGTAQRQKLARKHDVVPHLLSMTATPIPRTLALTLYGDLDLSLIDQMPTGRKPIITEIITEPKRDATYEKIKKELAEGRQVYVICPRIEEADPDKEQALNVKSVVEEAKRLKQKIFQEWNIDILHSKMKPKEKDAVMQSFERKEIDILVATSVVEVGVNVPNATIILIEGAERFGLSQLHQLRGRVIRSNHQAYCYVLSDSKSDKTVERLKALNTAKNGFELSEMDLKLRGTGELYGGKQWGVNDIGMEAIKNIKMVEAARAEAQKLVKEDSTLSKYPILKKTIDSKREIHFE, from the coding sequence ATGACAGAAAAATCCACACACCTTAAATTCATAGACTATCCCATTTCATCAGTAATCAGGGTTACTCCTGATCAAGTTCCACACCTTAAAAAATTAAACCTTTTTACTGTTGGTGATATTCTAAGGCACTTCCCCACAAGATATGGTGGAACATCTGAAGCCCAATATATCAAAGACCTAATGGTGGGCCAAAGCGCTACAATATACGGAAGAATTGGAAAACTAAAAACGGGTAAAAGTTTTAAGAGTAAGATGGCAATGGCCGAGGGCGTGGTAACCGACAACACCGGAAACATAAAAGTCATATGGCTTCATCAACCTTACATTGCAAAACTAATTCAAGAAGGAAGTTTGGTGAAAGTTACAGGTAAGGTTACAAAAAGAGGTGAAACAAATGGAATGATGAATCCAGAAATAGAATCTGTTGGAACTCTGCCAGACCAAATTGGTAGAAACCTTTTTGCAGGCAGTGAAACACCAATAGAACATTTTTCGCCAGTATACCCAGAGACAAAAGGGGTGACATCAAAATGGATTTATCACACACTTCAGAGAATTTTTAAGAATCCCCTTTTTGAATCAATAGAGGACCCAGTTCCCGCTGACATTCTTAAGAAATATAATTTACCAGCACTTAAAACATCTCTTGTTTGGATTCATACTCCTCAAAAGGAATCTGATGCTCAGGTCGCTAGAAAAAGATTTGCATTTGAGGAAGTGTTTTATATTCAAATTAAAAATCAACAAGTTAGAGCTATGGCTGAAAAAGAAAAGGCTTACATAATTGAACCATCAAAAGAGACTCTTGGAGAATTCACTAGCAGATTCCCCTTTGCATTAACCACCTCTCAACAAAAATCAATTAAAGATATTTTGAACGATTTTAAAAAAGGCACCCCAATGTCCCGACTTCTTGAAGGAGATGTAGGTTCAGGAAAAACAGCCGTTGCAGCAACTACAGCATACGGAGTTGTGACAACAAGACCAAAAGGCAAGGACTCAAAAACACAAAACTTTGGAAACTTACAGGTTGCATACATGGCCCCCACAGAAATATTAGCAAAACAACACTTCGAATCTTTTATTCAGTATTTCAAACATATGCCAATTTCTATTGGTTTTATAAGCGGAACGGGATGCAGAAAATTTCCTTCAAAGGTTAATCAAGGTGGATGGACCGATATTTCAAGATCACAATTATTGAAATGGGTTGAGGGTGGTGAGATTGCAATACTAATTGGAACTCATGCATTAATTCAAAAGACAGTAAAATTCAAAGATCTGGCGTATGTAATAATTGATGAGCAACATAGATTTGGAACAGCACAGAGACAGAAGTTAGCACGCAAGCATGATGTTGTCCCCCATTTACTATCAATGACGGCAACACCAATTCCAAGAACTCTTGCCCTAACTCTTTATGGGGATTTAGATTTATCTTTGATTGATCAAATGCCCACAGGAAGAAAACCAATTATTACGGAAATTATTACTGAGCCAAAAAGAGATGCAACATATGAAAAAATCAAAAAAGAACTTGCTGAAGGAAGACAAGTTTATGTTATTTGTCCAAGAATAGAAGAAGCTGATCCTGACAAGGAGCAAGCTCTGAATGTTAAATCTGTTGTAGAGGAAGCAAAAAGACTAAAGCAAAAAATATTTCAAGAATGGAATATCGATATTCTTCATAGTAAAATGAAGCCTAAAGAAAAGGATGCGGTTATGCAGAGTTTTGAAAGAAAAGAAATTGATATCTTGGTTGCAACAAGTGTTGTTGAGGTTGGGGTGAATGTTCCAAATGCAACAATCATTTTAATTGAGGGTGCTGAGAGATTTGGTCTTTCACAACTTCATCAGCTTCGCGGGCGTGTTATCAGAAGTAATCATCAAGCATATTGTTATGTACTAAGTGACAGCAAGAGTGACAAAACAGTTGAACGTCTCAAGGCACTTAATACTGCAAAGAATGGATTTGAATTATCGGAGATGGATTTGAAGTTGAGGGGTACTGGAGAACTTTATGGAGGTAAACAATGGGGAGTAAATGATATTGGAATGGAAGCAATAAAAAATATTAAAATGGTGGAGGCAGCGCGAGCTGAGGCACAGAAATTAGTTAAGGAAGACTCTACCCTATCAAAATACCCTATACTTAAAAAAACAATTGATTCAAAAAGAGAAATACATTTTGAATAG
- the mscL gene encoding large conductance mechanosensitive channel protein MscL, producing the protein MIKGFKEFILRDNMITLAVGVAVGAAFSKIVEAIVKDLITPLIGAVVKSPDFSSIFFTINDSKFMVGDFINSLMSFFIIVFSVYFFVLTPINILIARAKRDLKKLEPKKKECPECLSEIPKEATRCAFCTSKLS; encoded by the coding sequence ATGATAAAAGGATTTAAAGAATTTATATTAAGAGATAACATGATTACTTTGGCAGTTGGAGTTGCTGTTGGAGCTGCTTTCAGTAAGATTGTGGAAGCTATTGTTAAGGACTTGATTACTCCTTTGATTGGGGCTGTGGTTAAGTCTCCTGATTTTTCAAGCATCTTCTTTACAATCAACGACAGTAAATTTATGGTTGGAGACTTCATAAATTCACTAATGTCATTTTTCATAATCGTTTTCTCTGTTTATTTTTTTGTTCTAACTCCAATAAATATATTAATCGCAAGAGCTAAGCGCGATTTGAAAAAGTTGGAACCAAAAAAGAAGGAATGCCCGGAATGTTTGAGTGAGATTCCAAAAGAGGCAACAAGGTGTGCTTTCTGTACATCCAAGCTTTCCTAG
- a CDS encoding Hsp20/alpha crystallin family protein, whose amino-acid sequence MQIIKWEPFGEVDKFFDDRIFPSFPVMPKLGMDLAVDIYEEKDKVIAKMSLPGIKSDELDISLEDDMLTISGSREEEKEVDKKDYYSKEIKRGSFSRSVRLPKAVDSSKTEAEYKDGVLVVTMPVVEGSKEKSVKIKLNK is encoded by the coding sequence ATGCAAATAATTAAATGGGAACCATTTGGTGAGGTAGATAAATTTTTTGATGATCGCATTTTCCCATCTTTTCCGGTTATGCCTAAATTGGGTATGGATCTTGCTGTCGATATTTACGAAGAAAAAGATAAAGTTATTGCAAAAATGAGCTTGCCTGGAATTAAGTCTGACGAACTTGATATTTCACTGGAGGATGACATGTTAACAATTTCTGGCAGCAGGGAGGAAGAAAAGGAGGTTGATAAAAAGGATTACTACAGTAAGGAGATAAAGAGGGGTTCCTTTTCTCGATCTGTAAGACTACCAAAAGCTGTAGATTCTTCTAAGACAGAAGCGGAATATAAGGATGGTGTACTTGTGGTTACGATGCCCGTTGTTGAGGGGTCAAAGGAGAAATCAGTAAAAATAAAACTTAATAAATAA
- a CDS encoding NADAR family protein, which translates to MKKLLYTEAGPNGTAYKKGEWEKFAIHNENEIKGFFGEYRFLSNFWPAKVFLDNVEYSSVELAYQAAKWKPESRQFFSTCTELDSIDFNRQNIPDGYPTAIWDSIKLSIMEDLVKQKFDPKINPENYQKLQSTNNKHLEEMNWWGDIFWGTTENGDGENNLGKLLMAVRKNI; encoded by the coding sequence ATGAAAAAATTGCTTTATACAGAAGCTGGGCCAAATGGAACTGCATACAAAAAAGGAGAATGGGAGAAGTTTGCCATACACAATGAAAATGAAATAAAGGGCTTTTTTGGCGAATACAGATTTCTGAGTAATTTCTGGCCAGCAAAAGTATTTCTAGATAATGTAGAGTATTCAAGCGTAGAACTTGCATATCAGGCGGCAAAATGGAAACCTGAGTCCAGACAATTTTTCTCTACATGTACAGAATTAGATTCAATAGATTTCAATAGACAAAATATACCAGATGGATACCCTACAGCTATATGGGATTCAATAAAACTATCTATAATGGAAGATTTAGTTAAGCAAAAATTTGACCCAAAAATTAATCCTGAGAATTATCAAAAACTCCAATCTACAAACAACAAACATCTTGAAGAAATGAATTGGTGGGGTGACATATTTTGGGGAACAACAGAAAATGGAGATGGAGAAAATAATCTCGGTAAACTACTAATGGCAGTACGCAAAAATATCTAA
- a CDS encoding cupredoxin domain-containing protein, protein MKTTIAAVIFALLLIIVAFIVSSSGNNGASGITGGVNGTGETDSNASNVTVVDGKQIIEIDVRGGYNPSKSIAKAGIPTSIRFKTRGTFDCSSSIRIASLNVNQILPQTGSTDIDVGSQAAGILNGTCGMGMYRFEVDFN, encoded by the coding sequence ATGAAAACAACCATAGCAGCAGTAATATTTGCCTTACTTTTAATTATAGTGGCATTCATAGTTTCATCGAGTGGAAACAATGGGGCGTCTGGAATTACTGGGGGTGTGAATGGAACAGGAGAAACAGATAGTAACGCGAGTAATGTCACGGTGGTAGATGGAAAGCAAATTATTGAAATTGATGTTAGGGGTGGATATAATCCTAGTAAGAGTATAGCTAAGGCTGGTATTCCAACTAGTATAAGATTCAAAACTAGAGGTACATTTGATTGCTCCTCGTCTATAAGAATTGCAAGTTTGAATGTTAATCAAATATTACCACAAACTGGTTCAACGGATATTGATGTTGGAAGCCAAGCTGCCGGTATACTAAATGGAACATGTGGAATGGGAATGTATAGATTTGAAGTAGATTTCAATTAA
- a CDS encoding metal-sensitive transcriptional regulator: MKSVKTDIKKDEKKDKILRRLKLIEGQIRGLYQMIENDTYCIDVITQTSAAKQGLSNVEDLLLEHHLGHCVLRQVAQGQTEKAKAEILKVYKLKRK, from the coding sequence ATGAAATCAGTAAAAACAGATATCAAGAAAGATGAAAAGAAAGATAAAATTCTGCGCCGTCTAAAATTAATAGAAGGTCAAATCAGAGGGTTATATCAAATGATCGAAAACGATACATATTGCATCGATGTAATTACTCAGACTTCAGCTGCAAAACAAGGTCTATCTAACGTTGAAGATCTTCTTTTAGAGCATCATTTGGGACATTGTGTTCTTAGGCAGGTTGCACAAGGTCAAACAGAAAAGGCAAAAGCTGAGATTCTAAAAGTATATAAGCTTAAGAGAAAATAA
- a CDS encoding heavy metal translocating P-type ATPase, producing the protein MRKQILKIKGMHCASCAAIISKKIGTLDGVGDVNVNIATEKAVVEFDPEKTSIERMNNEIEKLGYTLSGENESAIHGMSRVEDHGMGPGMENMSEEEHRVHTGIGQSKEEKNKELSEMRYKIWFVLPVAILVFIVMVWNILMKTLLSSYISEVPISMSLFNSITMILGTIVLFWIGQPFLQGVIRFIKYRVANMDTLIGIGTLTAYIYSIFITLFPQAAFALQLPEYTYFDVTIVVIGFVIFGKYLEAKSKLQTGEAIEKLIGLQAKIALVLKDGIEVEVSINEVQIGDIVIVKPGAKIPVDGKIIEGVSSVDESMITGESIPAEKKVGDLVVGATINKQGNFKFIATKVGADTLLSQIIRMVEEAQGSKAPIQALADKISAVFVPIVLGVSILTLAVWLTVGTMFLGFSSALSFGILAFVGILVIACPCALGLATPTAIIVGVGKGAEYGILIKDAEALEKLSNVDTVVLDKTGTITKGKPEVTDVIILHEEFSDDHILQFAASVEKLSEHPLAEAIVNKSIEKNITLIKIENFIALEGVGVRGEGEGKIIYVHKPNLNEISHVGRGQEIEKIKELQEQGKTVVIVEIDSQKIGLIALSDTLKEESVEAISKLHKRGIKVVMLTGDNHLAAMYIAKQANIDNVISEVLPAEKAGKIKELQAEGKKVAMVGDGINDAPALVQADVGIAMATGTDVAIESSGITLLHGDLNKLSQAFDLSQTTMRTIKQNLFWAFIYNIIGIPVAAGLLYPIWGITLNPVFAGLAMAGSSVSVVTNSLRLETKKLK; encoded by the coding sequence ATGAGAAAACAAATATTAAAAATCAAAGGTATGCATTGCGCTAGTTGTGCTGCAATAATTTCAAAAAAGATTGGTACATTAGATGGGGTGGGGGACGTCAATGTTAACATTGCAACTGAAAAAGCGGTAGTTGAATTTGATCCAGAAAAAACATCAATAGAAAGAATGAATAATGAAATAGAAAAACTCGGCTATACACTTAGTGGTGAAAATGAAAGTGCAATTCACGGTATGAGTCGTGTAGAAGATCATGGTATGGGACCAGGTATGGAGAATATGAGTGAGGAGGAACATCGTGTTCACACAGGTATTGGACAATCAAAAGAAGAAAAAAATAAGGAGCTGTCAGAGATGAGGTATAAAATTTGGTTTGTTTTGCCCGTGGCTATTTTAGTATTTATTGTCATGGTGTGGAATATCTTGATGAAGACTTTGCTTTCATCGTACATTTCAGAGGTACCTATTTCAATGTCATTGTTTAATTCAATTACAATGATACTTGGAACAATAGTTCTTTTTTGGATTGGACAACCATTCCTGCAAGGGGTTATTAGATTCATAAAATACAGGGTTGCAAATATGGATACGCTTATTGGTATTGGAACATTAACTGCATACATTTACAGTATTTTTATAACTCTATTTCCTCAAGCCGCTTTTGCGTTGCAACTTCCAGAATATACATATTTTGATGTTACGATTGTTGTAATTGGTTTTGTAATATTTGGAAAATATCTTGAAGCAAAATCTAAACTTCAAACAGGAGAGGCAATAGAAAAATTAATTGGACTGCAGGCAAAGATAGCTCTTGTCTTAAAAGATGGAATTGAAGTTGAAGTATCTATAAATGAAGTGCAGATTGGAGATATCGTTATCGTGAAACCCGGAGCAAAAATTCCAGTTGATGGGAAAATAATTGAAGGTGTGTCTAGCGTAGATGAATCTATGATTACTGGGGAGTCTATTCCTGCTGAAAAAAAAGTTGGAGATTTGGTTGTTGGTGCAACGATTAACAAACAAGGTAATTTTAAATTTATTGCCACAAAAGTTGGCGCAGACACACTTTTGTCACAAATTATTAGAATGGTAGAGGAGGCACAGGGCTCCAAAGCACCCATACAAGCGCTTGCTGATAAAATATCTGCAGTATTTGTTCCTATTGTTCTTGGTGTATCAATACTCACTCTTGCTGTATGGCTAACTGTTGGAACAATGTTTCTTGGTTTCTCGTCGGCACTTTCTTTTGGAATTTTAGCTTTTGTTGGAATATTAGTTATTGCTTGCCCATGTGCCCTAGGACTTGCAACTCCAACAGCAATCATTGTTGGGGTTGGGAAGGGGGCTGAATACGGAATCCTGATTAAGGATGCTGAGGCTCTTGAGAAATTAAGTAATGTTGATACGGTGGTACTTGATAAGACAGGAACAATTACAAAAGGAAAGCCAGAAGTAACTGATGTTATTATTTTGCATGAGGAATTCAGCGATGATCATATTTTGCAATTTGCAGCCAGTGTTGAAAAACTTTCAGAACACCCTCTTGCTGAAGCTATCGTTAATAAATCAATTGAAAAAAATATTACTCTTATTAAGATAGAAAATTTTATTGCACTTGAAGGAGTTGGTGTGAGAGGAGAAGGTGAGGGGAAAATTATTTATGTTCACAAACCAAATTTAAATGAGATAAGTCATGTTGGTAGAGGGCAAGAAATCGAAAAGATAAAAGAATTACAAGAACAAGGTAAGACCGTGGTTATTGTGGAGATTGATTCGCAAAAAATTGGATTAATTGCACTTAGCGATACTCTAAAAGAAGAGTCAGTGGAGGCGATTTCAAAACTTCATAAGCGTGGAATCAAAGTAGTGATGCTTACCGGAGATAATCATTTGGCAGCAATGTATATTGCCAAGCAAGCAAATATCGATAATGTGATTTCAGAAGTATTACCTGCTGAGAAGGCTGGAAAAATTAAAGAGCTTCAGGCAGAAGGTAAAAAAGTAGCAATGGTGGGAGACGGAATTAATGATGCTCCGGCTTTGGTTCAAGCTGATGTTGGAATCGCTATGGCTACAGGAACTGATGTTGCTATTGAGTCATCTGGCATTACGCTTTTACATGGGGACTTAAATAAACTGTCACAGGCGTTTGATCTTTCTCAAACTACAATGAGAACAATAAAGCAAAATCTTTTCTGGGCATTTATTTATAATATAATTGGAATTCCTGTAGCTGCTGGGTTACTGTATCCAATATGGGGTATAACTCTGAATCCCGTTTTCGCAGGATTGGCAATGGCCGGAAGTAGTGTTTCTGTTGTGACAAACTCACTAAGACTTGAAACTAAAAAATTAAAATAA
- a CDS encoding aspartate kinase — MKRKGINANIKVAKFGGTSLADANQIKKVLAIIQADSELQYIVVSAPGKRHSKDKKITSLLEKWHQLHKNGHSYARVQKIVSNRFSKIVQELGIKLDIHAEMVEIAHWINSGATLDYAISRGEYLMGKIIAIALEYDFVDPATCINFNRQGQHIEDYKQIGKILKGKKAVIPGFYGASQDGFIKTFSRGGSDITGAIIACAVRAAVYENWTDVSGFLMADPRVVERPMKIESMTHREQRELSYMGAGVFHEEAMFPLRNTGTAINIRNTNDPSNSGTLIVADGGQGRKPWVITGVAGRKNFTSIRVEKAIMNRQVGFARKILTILEKNDISFEHIPGGIDTLSIIINDKQLYGKKQKVVREIRKICSPDLIKITSGMAMIAIVGQAMVHRPGIAAIVFTALANEKINVKMINQGSSEISIIIGVKNDDYENAVRAIYEGFVG; from the coding sequence ATGAAACGTAAAGGTATAAATGCAAACATTAAAGTCGCAAAGTTTGGTGGAACCTCGCTTGCTGACGCAAATCAGATAAAGAAAGTTTTGGCCATCATTCAAGCAGACAGTGAGCTTCAATACATTGTAGTCTCTGCCCCAGGTAAGCGACATTCCAAAGACAAGAAAATTACGTCCCTTTTGGAGAAATGGCATCAGCTTCACAAAAACGGCCATTCCTACGCAAGAGTACAGAAAATTGTTAGCAATAGATTTTCTAAAATAGTTCAAGAGCTTGGAATCAAGCTGGATATTCATGCAGAAATGGTAGAAATTGCGCACTGGATTAACTCTGGTGCAACATTAGACTATGCAATCAGTAGAGGTGAATACCTTATGGGCAAAATTATTGCCATTGCTCTTGAATATGATTTTGTGGACCCAGCAACTTGCATTAATTTTAACAGGCAAGGACAACACATTGAGGATTATAAGCAGATTGGAAAAATCCTCAAAGGCAAAAAAGCTGTCATCCCAGGATTTTACGGCGCCTCGCAAGATGGATTCATAAAGACTTTTTCTCGAGGTGGCTCTGACATAACGGGGGCAATAATTGCCTGCGCAGTTAGAGCAGCTGTCTACGAAAACTGGACCGACGTGTCAGGCTTTCTAATGGCAGATCCCAGAGTGGTTGAGAGGCCGATGAAAATTGAATCAATGACTCACCGTGAACAACGTGAACTTTCCTATATGGGAGCCGGTGTATTTCATGAAGAAGCAATGTTCCCTCTTCGAAACACAGGGACTGCTATCAACATAAGAAACACCAATGATCCTAGCAATAGTGGAACGCTCATTGTTGCTGATGGTGGACAAGGAAGAAAACCGTGGGTTATCACGGGCGTTGCTGGTCGCAAAAACTTCACGTCAATTAGAGTGGAAAAGGCGATCATGAACAGACAGGTTGGATTTGCTAGAAAAATTCTCACCATACTTGAGAAAAATGATATCAGTTTTGAGCACATACCAGGGGGTATTGATACGTTAAGCATCATCATTAATGACAAACAACTTTATGGAAAAAAACAAAAGGTTGTGCGAGAAATTAGAAAGATATGTTCACCAGATTTGATTAAAATAACCTCGGGAATGGCTATGATTGCAATTGTCGGACAGGCCATGGTCCACCGTCCTGGAATTGCCGCAATTGTTTTTACAGCGCTCGCAAATGAGAAAATTAATGTGAAAATGATCAATCAGGGATCAAGTGAAATCAGTATTATCATCGGCGTCAAAAACGACGATTATGAGAATGCTGTACGCGCGATCTACGAGGGTTTTGTAGGATAG
- a CDS encoding sulfite exporter TauE/SafE family protein, whose amino-acid sequence MHNQNNTGRMQEEIDGSKKYKFFIKGMHCNACVLLTETELNDHAMVEKAVANLGGGCVEVIGNFKGKSEEDIAKELSLLVEKHGYKISSGEEHKEVFGSKDGGVLNSQHTKGASVSKWSDFKIAGPVALGFLILFLLLQKVGLINLVGGGNVTYGTSFVVGIIASLSSCMAVVGGLLLSMSATFAKEGDRIKPQIMFHGGRLISFFILGGVIGAVGSAFTLSAYATFILGILIAVVMFILGINLLDVFPWAKKLQPGMPRFISQRAHGVSKLNHTLTPLLVGIATFFLPCGFTQSMQLYSLTTGSFMGGTLTMLSFALGTLPVLALISFSSFSIKNSTKQGIFFKTAGLIVIMFAIFNLINSLVAIGFISPIFNF is encoded by the coding sequence ATGCATAATCAAAATAATACGGGTAGAATGCAGGAAGAAATAGATGGGTCTAAAAAATATAAATTCTTTATCAAGGGAATGCATTGTAACGCCTGTGTACTTCTAACTGAAACTGAATTAAATGATCATGCAATGGTGGAAAAAGCTGTAGCAAATTTAGGTGGGGGATGTGTTGAAGTGATTGGAAATTTCAAAGGTAAGAGTGAGGAAGATATTGCAAAAGAGTTGTCGTTACTTGTAGAAAAGCATGGATATAAAATTTCTTCTGGAGAGGAACATAAAGAAGTGTTTGGGTCTAAAGATGGAGGTGTTCTGAATTCTCAGCACACAAAAGGAGCAAGCGTTTCAAAATGGTCTGATTTTAAAATCGCAGGTCCTGTCGCACTTGGTTTTCTAATTTTATTTTTACTACTTCAAAAAGTTGGCCTTATAAATCTTGTTGGCGGAGGAAATGTGACATATGGTACATCGTTTGTAGTCGGAATAATTGCATCACTTTCATCATGTATGGCAGTTGTTGGTGGTCTATTACTTTCAATGTCTGCTACTTTTGCAAAAGAAGGAGATAGAATTAAACCTCAAATAATGTTTCATGGAGGGCGTTTGATATCGTTCTTTATTTTGGGTGGAGTAATTGGTGCTGTAGGAAGTGCATTTACATTAAGTGCTTATGCAACATTTATTCTCGGAATATTGATAGCCGTTGTAATGTTCATCTTAGGTATAAATTTGCTCGATGTTTTTCCTTGGGCTAAAAAACTACAACCGGGGATGCCAAGATTTATTTCACAGAGAGCGCACGGCGTATCAAAATTAAATCACACCTTAACTCCATTACTCGTAGGTATTGCAACTTTCTTTTTACCTTGTGGATTTACTCAGTCAATGCAATTATATAGTTTAACAACAGGTAGTTTTATGGGCGGTACCTTAACAATGCTTTCCTTTGCGTTAGGTACGCTTCCAGTTCTCGCACTTATTAGCTTTAGTTCATTTAGTATAAAAAATAGCACAAAACAGGGGATATTCTTTAAGACGGCTGGTCTTATTGTAATTATGTTTGCTATCTTCAATTTAATAAATAGCTTGGTGGCGATTGGGTTTATTTCACCAATCTTTAATTTTTAA
- the ung gene encoding uracil-DNA glycosylase encodes MFDKEVKIEDSWKKVLLGEFKKPYFKALSSFVHGEYLKGGVETYPAKQNIFRAFNLCSFENVKVVIIGQDPYHGPNQANGLCFSVNDGVTPPPSLKNIYKEIENDLHIVPQKSGDLSRWAKQGVLLLNATLTVGSHAPGSHQKKGWEEFTDFVIEKLSSEREGLVFILWGNYAKKKGKKIDTKKHLVLEAAHPSPFSVYKGFFGTKHFSKTNKYLKKRGVREIDWK; translated from the coding sequence ATGTTTGATAAGGAAGTCAAAATTGAAGATTCCTGGAAGAAGGTTCTTTTGGGTGAGTTTAAAAAGCCGTATTTTAAGGCTTTATCTAGTTTTGTTCATGGAGAGTATTTGAAGGGTGGAGTTGAAACTTATCCAGCAAAACAAAACATCTTTAGAGCCTTCAATTTATGTTCGTTTGAGAATGTGAAAGTGGTGATTATTGGTCAGGATCCATATCATGGTCCAAATCAGGCAAATGGGCTGTGCTTCTCTGTTAACGATGGGGTTACGCCACCTCCATCGTTAAAAAATATTTATAAAGAAATTGAGAACGATTTACATATAGTTCCACAGAAAAGTGGAGATTTATCTAGATGGGCAAAACAAGGGGTGCTTCTTTTGAATGCGACATTAACTGTTGGTTCGCATGCTCCAGGGTCACATCAGAAAAAGGGGTGGGAGGAATTTACAGATTTTGTAATTGAAAAGTTATCTTCTGAGAGAGAAGGCTTGGTTTTTATATTGTGGGGAAATTATGCAAAAAAGAAGGGTAAAAAAATTGATACAAAAAAACATCTTGTACTTGAGGCAGCGCATCCATCGCCATTCTCAGTATACAAGGGGTTCTTTGGTACCAAGCATTTTAGTAAGACAAATAAATATCTTAAGAAACGTGGAGTAAGGGAGATTGATTGGAAATAA
- a CDS encoding glutaredoxin domain-containing protein, with protein MNTTNHKVIVYGTQTCPYCIYAKDYFNENNIPFEDIDVTKDQVKAQEMITKSGQMGVPVIDIDGNILIGFQPEAFAELLK; from the coding sequence ATGAATACAACAAATCACAAAGTTATAGTTTACGGAACTCAAACATGTCCATACTGTATATACGCAAAAGATTACTTCAATGAAAATAATATCCCCTTTGAAGACATTGATGTAACAAAGGATCAAGTAAAGGCACAAGAAATGATTACCAAAAGTGGCCAAATGGGAGTACCTGTAATTGATATAGATGGAAACATATTAATTGGATTCCAGCCTGAGGCTTTTGCAGAACTACTAAAATAG